One Novipirellula galeiformis DNA segment encodes these proteins:
- a CDS encoding ATPase, T2SS/T4P/T4SS family, whose amino-acid sequence MAKSEEPVQLWQTVSPVEFVPQIKERNEAQALLISTRQGVGYQIAGGQLGHAVQSRATHILMDFSQSACAMRYQIDGNWEQLPALDRETGDAMLYALKQLCLLNPADRRSAQTGKLGLKVAKEKITLTLQTQGVPTGERVLARLESENVPFEKLADLGMRDKMYAAFKEKLDTSGNIVLVTAPKSEGLTTTWVVTVNASDRLIRDFQSFEEQSKPEPDIININPNFYGGDTGLTLIDLVNKMILREPDVLMFPELPDDAVMTVAAHHVANTEKSVMTRMNASSAMEAYVQFVSKYQSSAKEVASLTNAVLSQRLVRRLCDHCKVGFEPPAKLLTQLGIPQGRVAMLYQPFVPPPIEQQVDEQGKPAPITPCHVCEGRGYIGRIAIFELLMPGDQLKAAVMKTRDIGQLNKIARTEGHRGLQAEAVLTVARGLTSLDELKRVFAKR is encoded by the coding sequence ATGGCCAAATCAGAAGAGCCCGTTCAACTTTGGCAAACGGTTTCCCCCGTTGAATTCGTTCCGCAAATCAAGGAGCGCAACGAAGCCCAAGCCCTGCTGATCTCGACCCGCCAGGGGGTTGGATATCAAATTGCGGGTGGTCAATTAGGGCACGCGGTCCAATCGCGGGCCACGCACATTTTGATGGATTTTTCGCAATCCGCTTGCGCGATGCGTTACCAGATCGATGGCAATTGGGAGCAATTGCCGGCGTTGGATCGCGAAACCGGTGACGCCATGCTGTATGCATTGAAGCAGCTCTGTTTGCTGAACCCGGCCGATCGCCGCAGCGCGCAAACCGGAAAGCTCGGCTTGAAGGTTGCCAAAGAAAAAATCACGTTGACGCTACAGACTCAGGGCGTCCCGACCGGCGAACGTGTACTGGCACGACTCGAATCCGAAAACGTTCCGTTTGAAAAACTCGCCGACCTTGGCATGCGTGACAAGATGTACGCGGCATTCAAAGAGAAGCTTGATACCAGTGGCAATATCGTTTTGGTGACGGCCCCCAAGAGTGAGGGTTTGACGACAACGTGGGTGGTCACCGTCAACGCGTCGGATCGTTTGATCCGGGACTTTCAGTCGTTTGAAGAACAGTCCAAGCCAGAACCGGACATCATCAACATCAATCCCAATTTCTACGGCGGCGACACCGGATTAACGCTGATCGATTTGGTCAACAAAATGATTTTGCGTGAACCCGACGTGTTGATGTTCCCCGAGTTGCCCGATGACGCCGTGATGACCGTTGCCGCGCACCATGTCGCGAACACCGAAAAGAGCGTGATGACGCGAATGAATGCGTCTTCGGCGATGGAAGCGTACGTGCAATTTGTTTCGAAGTATCAATCCTCGGCAAAAGAAGTAGCGTCGCTAACCAATGCGGTTCTAAGCCAACGATTGGTTCGTCGGTTATGTGACCATTGCAAAGTCGGGTTTGAGCCGCCGGCAAAGCTGTTGACCCAGCTCGGCATTCCGCAGGGCCGAGTCGCGATGTTGTACCAACCGTTTGTTCCCCCGCCAATCGAACAACAGGTTGATGAGCAAGGAAAACCGGCCCCGATCACCCCCTGTCACGTTTGTGAAGGGCGTGGGTACATCGGCCGCATCGCAATTTTTGAACTGCTGATGCCAGGCGATCAATTGAAAGCCGCCGTGATGAAGACTCGCGACATCGGTCAATTGAACAAGATTGCCCGAACCGAGGGACATCGCGGGTTACAAGCCGAAGCGGTGTTGACGGTGGCGCGGGGACTGACCAGCCTGGATGAACTCAAACGAGTGTTCGCCAAGCGATAA
- a CDS encoding SDR family NAD(P)-dependent oxidoreductase has product MHDKTFLVVGGSHGIGLGLSEQLLQQGASVVVVSRTPGELDRLDASLLPRCVHHRVDVTTDEIDAIELPARIDGVAYCAGSLHLSSLRMTKLETVRDDFELNVVAALRIMQRVLPALKAAETSSVVLFSTVAVGRGMAMHTSVSACKGAIEGVMRTWAAELAPNIRVNCVAPALIDTPLSARLLAGDAKRKAMAAMYPLGRIGCVQDVASMARFLLSDESSWITGQVVGVDGGMSRVQK; this is encoded by the coding sequence ATGCATGATAAAACGTTTTTAGTCGTCGGCGGCAGTCACGGAATCGGTTTGGGGCTGAGCGAGCAATTGCTTCAGCAGGGAGCCTCGGTCGTTGTGGTTTCTCGCACGCCTGGAGAACTCGACCGTCTCGATGCGTCGCTCTTGCCGCGTTGCGTGCATCATCGTGTCGATGTGACGACTGACGAGATCGATGCGATCGAGTTGCCCGCACGGATCGACGGGGTGGCGTATTGTGCTGGGTCGCTGCACTTGTCGTCGCTGCGGATGACCAAGTTGGAAACGGTGCGCGACGATTTTGAATTGAATGTGGTCGCGGCGCTAAGAATCATGCAGCGTGTTCTGCCTGCGTTAAAAGCGGCGGAGACGTCGAGCGTGGTCTTGTTTAGCACCGTCGCGGTGGGACGGGGAATGGCGATGCATACCTCGGTATCGGCGTGCAAGGGCGCCATCGAAGGGGTCATGCGAACCTGGGCCGCAGAGCTTGCACCGAACATTCGTGTCAACTGTGTTGCACCGGCATTGATCGACACTCCGCTCAGCGCACGATTGCTTGCGGGGGATGCGAAACGCAAAGCGATGGCGGCGATGTATCCGCTGGGACGGATTGGATGCGTACAGGATGTCGCTTCGATGGCCCGTTTCTTGCTCTCCGACGAGAGCAGTTGGATCACAGGCCAGGTCGTTGGGGTGGATGGCGGTATGTCACGGGTGCAAAAATAG
- a CDS encoding DUF1499 domain-containing protein → MLVAVTITLTISLIFIVAALSKIDNWSRDLNENSAAVETTVSEPITAVASKIDHWADNASRWKIESKRELEGGWEYRLTRTTPLFRFVDDVKVRLASSDSGTTVKAESQSRLGKGDLGQNPRNLNELLGAIRGSGS, encoded by the coding sequence ATGTTGGTTGCTGTGACAATCACTCTGACCATCTCGCTAATCTTTATCGTGGCGGCATTGTCGAAGATTGACAACTGGAGTCGCGATCTGAACGAAAATTCCGCAGCGGTCGAGACCACGGTTTCCGAACCGATCACGGCGGTGGCGTCCAAAATCGATCATTGGGCCGACAACGCGAGCCGTTGGAAAATTGAATCAAAACGCGAACTCGAAGGAGGGTGGGAGTATCGGCTCACTCGCACCACCCCCCTGTTCCGGTTTGTCGACGATGTGAAGGTGCGGCTAGCGAGTTCCGATAGCGGGACCACGGTCAAGGCGGAGAGTCAATCAAGGCTGGGGAAAGGCGACCTCGGCCAAAACCCGCGGAATCTAAACGAGTTGCTCGGTGCTATCCGCGGCAGCGGTTCCTAA
- a CDS encoding replication-associated recombination protein A, which translates to MPESRSLFADAEEDNLKLAQPLAARMRPQTLSEFIGQHQILGAGKLLRRMIDARRLGSIILYGPPGTGKTTLAHLLAHETGSQLRMVSAVTSGVKELREVLSWARDIVTTGGARPVLFVDEIHRFSKSQQDALLPDVEEGVVALIGATTSNPYFAVNGALLSRSQLFGLESLTPDEIRSLIQRALTDRERGLGDVSPQVDEDAIAYLSEACEGDARRALSTLEIAVRSSGHKNPTVTRETIVESIGSRLSGYDATGDDHYDLASALIKSIRGSDADASVYWLARMLEGGEDIRFLCRRLVILASEDIGNADPTALTIAVSAMQACEFVGLPESQLTLSQTVAYLALAPKSNAATAAISAARKDVREKQVVPVPKHLRCAHYGGAKSLGHGEGYQYSHDAEEGIAAQEYLGVDRKYYEPVDRGFEQTLRARMDEIRQRLGK; encoded by the coding sequence ATGCCTGAAAGTCGTTCCCTTTTTGCCGATGCCGAAGAGGATAACCTTAAATTGGCTCAACCGCTTGCCGCCCGCATGCGTCCTCAAACACTCAGCGAGTTTATCGGACAGCACCAAATCTTGGGCGCTGGGAAACTACTGCGTCGAATGATCGATGCGCGGCGACTCGGGTCGATCATTCTTTACGGCCCGCCGGGGACCGGCAAGACGACGCTCGCTCATTTGTTGGCGCATGAAACGGGCAGCCAATTACGAATGGTCAGCGCGGTGACGAGTGGCGTCAAGGAGTTGCGTGAAGTCTTGTCATGGGCGCGCGACATTGTCACCACCGGGGGTGCCCGTCCCGTCTTGTTCGTCGATGAAATCCATCGCTTTAGCAAAAGTCAACAAGACGCACTCTTGCCCGATGTCGAGGAAGGTGTTGTGGCGTTGATTGGTGCGACGACAAGCAACCCGTATTTTGCCGTCAACGGAGCATTGCTTTCTCGCAGCCAATTGTTTGGACTCGAATCATTGACTCCCGACGAGATCCGCAGCTTGATCCAACGAGCACTGACGGATCGCGAACGCGGGCTCGGTGATGTATCGCCACAAGTCGATGAGGATGCCATCGCGTATTTGAGCGAAGCGTGCGAAGGGGATGCCCGTCGCGCCCTCTCGACGCTGGAAATCGCCGTTCGCAGCAGCGGGCACAAGAATCCCACCGTCACGCGTGAAACGATCGTCGAGTCGATCGGCAGCCGATTGAGTGGTTACGATGCGACGGGCGACGATCACTATGATCTGGCGAGTGCGTTAATCAAAAGTATCCGCGGCAGCGATGCCGACGCGAGCGTGTACTGGTTGGCACGCATGCTCGAAGGCGGCGAAGACATTCGCTTTCTCTGTCGACGTTTGGTGATCTTGGCAAGCGAGGATATTGGCAACGCAGATCCTACGGCGTTGACGATTGCGGTTTCCGCGATGCAAGCATGTGAGTTTGTGGGGCTGCCCGAAAGCCAATTGACGTTAAGCCAAACGGTGGCCTACTTGGCCTTGGCTCCCAAAAGCAATGCGGCAACCGCGGCGATCAGCGCGGCGAGAAAGGACGTGCGAGAAAAACAAGTCGTACCGGTGCCAAAGCATCTTCGCTGTGCCCACTACGGAGGCGCCAAATCACTCGGCCATGGCGAAGGTTATCAATACAGCCACGATGCCGAAGAGGGGATTGCGGCACAAGAATACCTCGGCGTGGATCGCAAGTATTACGAACCAGTCGACCGAGGATTTGAACAGACGCTGCGAGCCCGAATGGACGAGATTCGCCAGCGGTTGGGAAAGTGA
- a CDS encoding aminotransferase class I/II-fold pyridoxal phosphate-dependent enzyme — translation MNLLGGDAQVDLKEFFGKQSPPRDHYVSILRFWAEQRPHEPAFLFTDVESSEQTITYSELWEEVRALAGYLQDRCRIRSGDRILLLYPPCLEFVIGFFACHAAGAIAVPAYPPRRNRKASRIRSIVVDADTRWALSTKAIVEQLSGDQKHDDLVGLQLLGTDDPACRLAEKWRMPKINRDSLGVLQYTSGSTGSPKGVMLTQGNLIANSELILQAFQPRADVIGMSWLPTYHDMGLVGGILMPMFIGRRDVLMSPMTFLQRPARWLQGISKYGVTISGGPNFAFQLCVDKIADEEMEGVDLSKWEIAFNGAEPIRISTIDAFSERFAKFGFRREAFLPCYGMAETTLLVTGGPIETRPVVTTFNGSALDAKKVELVDENDVSARRLVGCGRVLPEETIVIVDPETRMPLADDQIGEIWIQSPSVGQGYYQRGDATEETFFARTADHKGPFLRSGDLGFLCENQLYVSGRLKDMIIVRGVNRYPQDIEETVEHASDAVQAGSVAAFAMEYEGREQLVIVAETVRLRDLDWDAHLQAIRRAVTLDHELPPDAVYLVRNSSVPKTSSGKIQRHACLHAVRDGDMKMIAKWVRWEEETTHDDGVLQPMMQAAAAGGRTGKINLDDLNDSVVEAIKQHIRQVAGERARVLDIDTNIVLDLGLDSLERLEIARNIERTFGGRFPEQVLDEIETVGQTALAIQRYLPPGGEVRAVAFLDSGEFPVGASAEAKASLGGYANAVAAVEPEDDFSQFAEYRRLKTTIQQMQMTGVPNPYFTVHDNIVRDTTIIDGKEYISFASYNYLGLSGHPRVTEAAADAVRKYGTSVSASRLVSGEKPIHRELENAIAEWVGVDASILMVGGHATNETTIGHLVGSGDLILHDALAHNSIVQGALLSGARRRPFPHNDFEALDRMLTEMRSQYRRVLIVIEGVYSMDGDFADVPQFVEVKKKHRALLMVDEAHSFGTMGETGRGIAEHFHMDARDVDIWMGTLSKSAASCGGYIAGSSALIELLKYTAPGFVFSVGMPPAQVAAALASIQTLRDEPERVVTLRKRSELFLSLCREAGLDTGDSEGTPVIPIITGNSMVALRLSHRLKGDGINVQPILYPAVDESAARLRFFITSEHSEEQIRFTVARTAAHLSELGFDRQVVAATS, via the coding sequence ATGAACCTTCTTGGCGGTGATGCGCAAGTGGACCTGAAAGAATTCTTTGGCAAGCAGTCGCCACCGAGAGATCATTATGTCTCGATTCTAAGGTTCTGGGCTGAGCAACGTCCCCATGAGCCTGCGTTTCTTTTCACCGACGTAGAGTCGTCGGAACAGACGATTACGTATTCGGAACTGTGGGAAGAAGTTCGTGCGTTGGCGGGATATTTGCAAGATCGTTGCCGCATTCGCAGTGGCGACCGGATCTTGTTGTTGTATCCGCCTTGTCTCGAGTTTGTGATTGGCTTTTTCGCTTGTCACGCCGCGGGCGCGATCGCTGTCCCGGCCTATCCGCCGCGGCGCAATCGCAAGGCGTCGCGAATTCGTTCGATCGTGGTCGATGCCGACACGCGTTGGGCGCTTTCGACAAAGGCGATTGTGGAGCAGTTGTCGGGAGACCAAAAGCACGACGATTTGGTCGGTTTGCAATTGCTCGGGACCGACGATCCCGCTTGCCGGTTGGCAGAAAAGTGGCGGATGCCAAAGATCAATCGTGACTCGCTCGGAGTGTTGCAGTACACGTCGGGTTCGACCGGTTCACCCAAGGGGGTGATGTTGACGCAGGGCAATTTGATTGCCAACAGCGAGTTGATTCTGCAAGCGTTCCAGCCTCGGGCCGACGTGATTGGCATGTCATGGTTGCCGACATATCACGACATGGGCTTAGTGGGCGGCATTTTGATGCCGATGTTCATTGGCCGCCGCGACGTTTTGATGAGTCCGATGACCTTCCTGCAGCGGCCCGCGCGATGGTTGCAAGGCATTTCGAAGTACGGCGTTACGATCAGTGGCGGTCCTAATTTTGCCTTCCAATTGTGTGTCGACAAGATCGCGGACGAAGAGATGGAAGGGGTCGATCTTTCCAAATGGGAGATCGCATTTAACGGCGCTGAACCGATTCGGATCTCGACCATAGATGCATTTTCGGAGCGTTTTGCCAAGTTTGGTTTTCGCCGTGAGGCGTTTTTGCCCTGTTACGGGATGGCGGAAACGACATTGCTTGTCACCGGCGGACCGATCGAAACTCGACCTGTCGTGACGACGTTCAACGGCAGCGCCTTGGATGCGAAGAAAGTCGAGCTTGTCGACGAGAACGACGTTTCGGCGCGGCGATTGGTCGGTTGTGGACGAGTGTTGCCCGAAGAAACGATCGTGATCGTTGATCCCGAGACCCGCATGCCGCTGGCGGATGACCAGATCGGCGAGATCTGGATACAAAGTCCATCGGTCGGACAAGGGTATTACCAACGCGGCGACGCGACTGAGGAAACCTTTTTCGCCCGCACGGCGGACCACAAAGGTCCGTTTTTGCGATCGGGTGACTTGGGCTTTTTGTGCGAGAACCAACTTTACGTTTCGGGTCGCTTGAAGGACATGATCATTGTCCGCGGGGTGAATCGTTATCCGCAAGACATCGAAGAAACGGTCGAGCACGCCAGCGACGCGGTGCAAGCCGGTTCGGTTGCCGCCTTCGCAATGGAGTATGAGGGACGCGAACAATTGGTAATCGTGGCGGAAACGGTTCGCTTGCGAGATCTCGATTGGGATGCACACCTTCAGGCGATTCGCCGCGCCGTGACGTTAGATCACGAATTGCCACCCGACGCGGTTTACCTGGTTCGCAATAGCAGCGTTCCGAAAACCAGCAGTGGCAAGATTCAACGCCATGCGTGTCTGCACGCGGTTCGCGATGGCGACATGAAGATGATTGCCAAATGGGTGCGTTGGGAAGAGGAAACGACTCACGACGACGGCGTGCTGCAACCGATGATGCAAGCCGCTGCGGCGGGCGGCCGGACCGGCAAGATCAACCTGGACGATCTCAACGATTCGGTGGTCGAAGCGATCAAGCAACACATTCGCCAAGTCGCCGGTGAGCGCGCCCGCGTGCTGGACATCGATACCAATATTGTGTTGGATCTGGGGCTCGATAGTCTCGAACGTCTCGAAATCGCACGGAACATCGAACGCACCTTCGGGGGCCGCTTTCCCGAGCAAGTGCTCGACGAAATCGAAACCGTCGGGCAAACCGCATTAGCGATCCAGCGTTACTTGCCGCCCGGCGGCGAAGTTCGTGCGGTGGCGTTTTTGGACAGCGGTGAATTCCCCGTCGGTGCCTCTGCCGAAGCCAAGGCCTCGTTGGGTGGATACGCCAACGCCGTCGCCGCGGTCGAGCCCGAGGACGATTTCTCGCAGTTCGCTGAATACCGTCGACTGAAAACGACCATTCAGCAAATGCAGATGACCGGAGTGCCGAACCCGTACTTCACCGTGCATGACAACATCGTTCGCGATACAACGATTATCGACGGAAAAGAATACATTAGCTTTGCTAGCTACAATTACTTGGGTCTGAGCGGTCATCCACGCGTCACCGAGGCCGCGGCCGATGCGGTTCGCAAGTACGGGACGAGTGTTTCGGCAAGCCGGTTGGTGTCGGGTGAAAAGCCGATCCATCGCGAGCTTGAAAATGCAATCGCCGAGTGGGTTGGCGTCGATGCCTCGATCTTGATGGTCGGCGGCCATGCGACCAACGAAACGACGATCGGCCATTTGGTGGGGTCGGGCGACTTGATTCTGCACGATGCCTTGGCACACAACAGTATCGTCCAAGGGGCGTTGTTGTCCGGCGCACGCCGACGACCCTTTCCCCACAATGATTTCGAAGCTTTGGATCGGATGTTGACCGAAATGCGATCGCAGTATCGCCGAGTGTTGATCGTGATCGAAGGCGTCTACAGCATGGATGGCGACTTTGCGGACGTGCCTCAGTTTGTCGAAGTCAAGAAAAAACATCGCGCGTTGTTAATGGTCGACGAGGCGCATAGTTTTGGCACGATGGGTGAAACGGGACGCGGGATCGCCGAACATTTTCATATGGACGCCCGTGATGTCGATATTTGGATGGGAACGCTGAGCAAGTCCGCTGCGTCATGCGGTGGCTACATCGCAGGAAGTTCGGCATTGATTGAGCTACTGAAGTACACCGCGCCCGGATTTGTGTTCAGCGTGGGGATGCCGCCGGCCCAGGTGGCAGCGGCGTTGGCCTCGATCCAAACCTTGCGAGATGAACCCGAACGCGTCGTCACACTCCGCAAGCGCAGTGAATTATTTTTGTCGCTGTGTCGCGAAGCGGGGCTCGATACGGGCGATAGCGAAGGGACGCCTGTGATTCCGATTATCACCGGTAACTCAATGGTCGCACTGCGATTGTCGCATCGGCTGAAGGGGGACGGGATCAATGTGCAACCGATCTTGTATCCGGCGGTGGATGAATCGGCGGCGAGGTTGCGGTTCTTTATCACTTCGGAGCACAGTGAAGAGCAAATTCGGTTTACGGTCGCTCGCACCGCAGCCCATTTGTCCGAACTCGGGTTTGATCGCCAAGTCGTCGCAGCGACCAGTTAA
- a CDS encoding dihydroorotate dehydrogenase: protein MTDLSTTLGRLTLKNPIMVASGTFGYAREMEGIVDIPRLGAVLPKTITAEPRIGNAPWRTVETSAGLLNAIGLDNDGVDAFLENHLPYLRTLETAVVVSVAGRTQDEFVSLAERIGNEAGVAAVELNLSCPNVSGGIDFGTDANSCRNVVEAARRSCKVPILAKLTPNVTRIADIAQAASDGGADAVCLINTVLGMAIDWRRRKPMLGNGMGGLSGPAIKPIALRCVHQVASAVNIPIIGIGGIATIDDVMQFLVAGASAIQIGTANYYDPTVSTRLVDQLPAALSELGATGVAEIVGTLGK from the coding sequence ATGACCGATTTATCTACCACTCTGGGCCGTTTGACCCTGAAAAACCCCATTATGGTTGCTTCAGGAACGTTCGGCTACGCGCGCGAGATGGAAGGCATCGTCGATATTCCTCGACTCGGTGCCGTCCTGCCAAAAACGATCACCGCCGAACCGCGAATCGGCAACGCGCCGTGGCGAACGGTCGAGACCTCTGCCGGATTGCTCAATGCAATCGGCTTGGATAACGACGGTGTCGATGCGTTTCTCGAAAATCATCTCCCCTATCTGAGAACGCTCGAAACTGCGGTCGTTGTTAGTGTGGCCGGACGGACGCAGGACGAGTTTGTGTCGCTCGCCGAACGCATCGGAAACGAAGCGGGGGTCGCCGCTGTCGAATTGAATTTGTCCTGCCCGAATGTCAGTGGCGGAATCGATTTTGGAACCGACGCGAACTCCTGTCGCAACGTCGTCGAAGCGGCACGGCGATCATGCAAGGTGCCGATTTTGGCGAAGTTGACGCCCAACGTCACTCGCATTGCCGACATCGCCCAGGCCGCTTCCGATGGCGGCGCCGACGCGGTTTGTTTGATCAATACCGTGCTCGGGATGGCCATCGATTGGCGGCGCCGCAAACCGATGCTCGGTAATGGCATGGGCGGGTTGAGTGGGCCTGCGATTAAACCGATCGCGCTGCGATGTGTTCACCAAGTTGCCTCCGCAGTGAATATTCCCATCATCGGGATTGGCGGGATTGCGACGATCGACGACGTGATGCAATTTTTAGTGGCGGGCGCCAGCGCCATTCAAATCGGCACGGCAAACTACTATGACCCGACCGTTTCAACCCGCTTGGTCGACCAATTGCCCGCCGCCCTGAGCGAGCTTGGAGCCACCGGCGTCGCCGAAATCGTGGGAACACTGGGCAAGTGA
- a CDS encoding phosphopantothenoylcysteine decarboxylase domain-containing protein: MARILITSGPTRQYLDPVRYLTNASSGRMGAALAAAAIHAGHEVVIVSGPVSVAYPAAATVIPVITTDEMLVAAVNAFEDCDGAIGAAAPCDYMPHLVLSQKMAKTGEPLKLELIETADVVATLGQTKRRDQWVVGFALETEDRRFRATVKLETKHCDLMVSNGPQAIDSNQNDVELLDAKGNVIAEIHGEKEYVAKELIRHIGEHVTCRT, from the coding sequence GTGGCTCGCATTCTCATTACCTCAGGCCCGACGCGGCAATACCTTGACCCGGTTCGCTATCTGACCAATGCGTCCAGTGGTCGGATGGGGGCGGCGCTGGCCGCTGCCGCAATCCACGCCGGTCACGAGGTGGTCATCGTCTCGGGACCGGTCAGTGTCGCGTATCCCGCTGCGGCGACAGTGATCCCCGTGATCACGACCGACGAAATGCTGGTCGCGGCGGTAAACGCATTCGAAGATTGCGATGGAGCCATCGGTGCGGCTGCGCCGTGTGACTACATGCCCCATTTGGTGCTGTCGCAGAAAATGGCCAAGACCGGCGAACCACTGAAGCTGGAATTGATCGAAACCGCCGACGTCGTCGCGACGTTGGGGCAAACCAAACGCCGCGATCAATGGGTCGTCGGATTCGCATTAGAAACCGAAGATCGTCGCTTTCGCGCCACCGTGAAGCTGGAAACCAAGCACTGCGATCTGATGGTGAGCAATGGCCCCCAGGCGATCGATTCCAATCAAAACGACGTGGAATTGCTCGACGCCAAAGGCAACGTAATCGCTGAGATCCATGGCGAGAAAGAGTACGTTGCTAAAGAATTAATCCGACACATCGGTGAACACGTGACGTGTCGAACGTGA
- a CDS encoding tellurite resistance TerB family protein, whose protein sequence is MNEDNLKKRRLALRNLVVMAFADGSLGEREVNLVADRCADLGLNELDLQQAVEFGLRDEAVLELPSDKEQRGELLADLIRMMAADGILDESEKRLFALTAVRMELTDKEVDEIISRTLENHRNPKHP, encoded by the coding sequence ATGAACGAAGACAATCTGAAGAAACGTCGCCTTGCCTTGCGCAACCTAGTGGTGATGGCGTTTGCGGATGGATCGCTTGGCGAACGCGAAGTGAATCTCGTCGCCGACCGCTGCGCCGACCTCGGACTTAACGAACTCGACCTGCAACAGGCGGTCGAATTCGGACTTCGTGACGAGGCGGTGCTGGAACTGCCCAGCGACAAGGAGCAACGTGGTGAGTTGTTGGCGGATTTGATCCGCATGATGGCTGCCGATGGGATTTTGGACGAATCGGAAAAACGGTTGTTCGCGCTGACCGCAGTGAGGATGGAGTTGACCGACAAAGAGGTCGACGAAATCATCAGCCGTACGCTCGAGAATCACCGTAATCCCAAGCATCCGTAA
- a CDS encoding DUF1501 domain-containing protein — protein MMLSILGPKYGSAKVGKQSQDRSAAFCDGVSRRGFLKVGAFAMGGSSLTLADLMRAEAAAGKSHSHKAVINIFLAGGAPHQDMWDIKSDAPSEVRGDFKAIKTNVSGIEICEVFPKLAGMMDKAAILRSVVGCSGGHDAFQCMTGWNHNDLKSIGGRPAVGAAVSKLLGPVDASVPPNIGLAARTRHVPWSDSGSSGFLGAAYAPFKPDGPGMKNMTLGGITLDRLADRRKLLGEIDTLRRDIDVTGAMEGMDAFGQRALDVLTSSKLVDALDLSKEDPKLVERYGDGKPYQYQYDGSPTVNDQLLIARRLVEAGARVVSLSYGRWDAHSANFDLVRDHGPKLDQCLSALIEDLAVRGMLDDVTVAVWGEFGRTPKINANAGRDHWPRVNSAFLVGGGMRTGQVIGATNRLGEEPSERPIHMQEIVATMYHNLGLDTASTTLIDPTGRPQFLVDHEPIGELI, from the coding sequence ATGATGTTGTCAATACTTGGCCCGAAATATGGCTCCGCGAAAGTGGGCAAGCAAAGTCAGGATCGCTCCGCCGCATTTTGCGATGGCGTGTCTCGGCGTGGCTTCTTAAAAGTCGGCGCGTTCGCGATGGGGGGCAGCAGTTTGACGCTGGCCGACCTGATGCGAGCCGAGGCGGCTGCTGGAAAATCTCATTCGCATAAAGCGGTGATCAATATTTTCCTCGCTGGCGGCGCCCCGCACCAAGACATGTGGGACATCAAGAGCGACGCCCCCAGCGAGGTGCGAGGCGACTTCAAGGCGATCAAGACGAATGTCTCGGGGATCGAAATTTGCGAGGTATTTCCCAAACTCGCTGGCATGATGGACAAGGCGGCAATCCTGCGCAGCGTGGTCGGGTGTAGCGGCGGTCACGACGCGTTCCAATGCATGACCGGTTGGAACCACAATGATTTGAAGAGCATCGGCGGACGTCCGGCCGTGGGCGCGGCGGTCTCTAAATTGTTAGGTCCCGTGGATGCATCCGTTCCTCCAAACATTGGGCTCGCCGCTCGGACCCGTCACGTGCCTTGGTCGGATTCGGGTTCCTCCGGATTCCTTGGCGCGGCGTACGCGCCGTTTAAACCCGACGGGCCGGGCATGAAAAACATGACGCTTGGTGGGATCACCTTGGACCGACTCGCCGACCGACGAAAATTGCTCGGTGAAATCGATACCCTGCGGCGCGACATCGATGTCACCGGAGCGATGGAAGGGATGGACGCCTTCGGTCAACGAGCGCTCGATGTACTGACCAGTAGCAAGTTGGTCGATGCACTCGATTTGTCAAAAGAGGACCCCAAGCTTGTCGAGCGATACGGTGACGGCAAACCGTATCAATACCAATACGATGGTTCTCCTACCGTCAACGACCAATTGTTAATCGCGCGACGTTTGGTCGAAGCGGGCGCGAGGGTGGTGAGTTTGAGCTACGGACGCTGGGACGCCCACAGTGCCAACTTCGATTTGGTCCGCGACCATGGCCCCAAACTCGACCAATGCCTCAGTGCTCTGATCGAAGATCTCGCGGTGCGAGGAATGCTCGACGATGTCACCGTCGCGGTATGGGGCGAGTTTGGACGCACGCCCAAAATCAATGCCAACGCGGGGCGTGATCATTGGCCTCGCGTCAATTCCGCATTCTTAGTCGGCGGCGGGATGCGGACCGGACAAGTGATCGGAGCGACCAATCGCTTGGGTGAAGAACCGAGCGAACGCCCCATTCATATGCAAGAGATTGTCGCCACGATGTACCATAATCTCGGGCTCGATACCGCATCGACAACCTTAATCGACCCCACCGGGCGTCCCCAGTTCTTAGTCGACCACGAGCCGATAGGTGAGCTGATCTAA